DNA from Carassius gibelio isolate Cgi1373 ecotype wild population from Czech Republic chromosome B8, carGib1.2-hapl.c, whole genome shotgun sequence:
TCTATTCTCCTCTCACCCCCCTTATCAGAACATGGGCATCCGAACACCTGCTCTGCCTGTACAACTTCATTAAGCCGGACAGTTTAAAGGGGCAATATCATGGAAAAAGGCTTTTACTTGCTCTATTGGAAATGTAATACGCTGACATACTCGTTCACAATGCAAGCAGAACATTTATGGAGACCAAGATGCAAAAAGGGGCAGAAACAGGACAATAATTGTATTTTGGAtgtgaaattaaaaagtaatgaagCATTTTATACCCAACTGAgcacattatgcatttagcattaaCATATGATGACCCACATTTGCATATCAATGCCAATATTAAACAACTTGGCAGCGACATTATTACTCTTTTAACGGATGAAAAGATTAGCCAATCATAACGgtaatttacataattttttattgaGTGTTAAAAAGATGCATGAAGAAATTTGTCTGGTAATGCAAGTGTCTAAGCATGAAAGTGCTAAGAATTTCCCTCTCCCACATTCCAAACATGTCGTCACACGTGTGCACAGCATATGCTTAGTTTTACCTCTCAATGTATAAGCCAACAACGGGCATATGAGCCTCAAGCAATGTGTGTGAATACTAAGTAAAACATGACGGACACCACTGCACAGGAGGAATTTCCCAGGTGTGTGCGCCTCTCACCAAGTTCTCCTGGTTGCGTGCGTTTACTCTGTCTTCTTCTCCACGCATGTACTTCACTTCCTCCACTCCCTTCATCTTATATTCATCTACAACGatagcaaaagaaaaacacaaattaGAGGTTCATTCTTGTATGGTTAAAGAAAAGATTCACAGAGAAATGCAACCTCTATcataatgtcattccaaacctatatgatttTCTTAAGTGGAACTCAGAAGACATTTCAAAGAATGTACTGGTATTTTTTTCCATTCGGTTACAATGAATGGGCACTTTGTGTAGAAgacacaaaaacatttcataaaatatcttgtGTTATCTTGAAAGTCTTATATAGGTGATAGATTTGTGTGAGAAGAAAGGTAATTAATGTTTGATAATCTTGCCCTTTAACTTACTGTTGTACTGAGTCAGTGAGTTGAACTTGAGAATCAAATCAGTCTGATTCATGAAAAGATTCACTGAAATGATCTGATTCAAAAGACTGAATCATTCATTAATCAGGCATCGACACTTCTCTCATGAACTTGCCCAAACAGCCACTGTGTAAACACGGTATACGTATAAATTGTACACATTCAGTcttcattaaattatttacatccTTATATACCTTTTGTAATTTTTGAGCTTGACCGTATTATTCCACCTTCGCTTTCATTATACCGAGAAGAGTGGTTAtattcaacacattttttttttttgttggtttggaacaatgtgagCGAGAgaatttacatttgaaaaaaacagCTCTAACAGCTGAACGTTTTGGATTTTGCCCTTTCCCAGCCATTGGTAATTACCAGAGGCCATGTACGTGTTTGCATGTCCATACATTCACTTCCTCATAACACATACATACACCCACACATATACATAAATCCATCTTTTACTCTGTCTACAAATCAGCGTGAAGCAATCACAGCCCACTCAATCTCTGTTTATCTTCGCCTCTATCCgtctttctctccttttctcgCTGTGAACTCCCTGTCAGTTACCATCATGACAGCTGGAGTGGGCAGCCTGTGAATGTGACTCAGTGCGGCCCATCAGAACAAGCACAAAAAGCAAgataaaggagaaaaaaaaaattaaaagagagGAATataaaaggagagagaaaaagagagggagcAACGCCACCAGTCTTTCACAGCTTGAGGAATGTAAACATGTCTCTGCACAAAAGACCACGCTTCAACatgctgtcaaacacacacacacacacacagccaaaccAAGGAGAAACATCACACACAAATTAAAACCAAACTTTAATTGATTTGGATGTTCGGTGTTACACAAAATAGGCCTCCTGGTTCTCATAGAGCATATACACTACATACAGACATACGAATACATCGCTCTTCTCACACACACTCGTACGCAAGCAGGGTGACAGCATTACTAAAAAAGGAGATCTGAGGAACATATCATTCCTAATCCATCTATTCAGGGCGAGAATCATCCGTGTAGCACGCATCTCAGCGAACCAGAGGATTTTGGAGTTGCTCAGCATGAGAGAGTGACATTTTCTCTGTTTGGTATGTTCCAGACGGACTATTTTTGGAAATAAGATGAGAGGTTCTCTTATTCGATTTGCTAATTAGTGATAACAGCATGATGGCGACCTTTGGGACCTTATGGTTAGAAGGATGCTCGCTTTCTCGATAGGCAGAAATAAGATTGGCCTCTGTGCGACTTTGATTATTGTTATACTGAAGTATGACATAATATTGAAGTATAGTGAGGATAGAAAATGATAATGAGAATAACAAATGTTGCAAGCTGGATTTATGAGCATCATAGGATGTGTTAAAGAATGGCGGGGtagtgaatatttatatataaatattttattcacagaattaaaaaaactCTGAATATAGCGGTGATTTTATGTGCCTTTTATTAGGCCATTCAATTTCCTAAAGGCTGTGATGGTAGGCAGTTTTGTGCCTGCTTCTTGTGTCATGACTCATAAGTATGACAGTACCAAGGCAAAGATATTTTTACACCATCTCCGATTTTTCCATTTCAGTGTTTAACCCCTGAAGATAGAGCTGGGCAGTTCTAACTCTGTGAACCACCTGCCAATTtcaaaaaacaacacacacaaattcagtcattcattatggcattacaaaaaaatgctcaattagatcccagagtgtttttttttttttgcattccaaaTAACtgatttgatattattattattttcatatttaacttAATGAACAGAAAGAAGATTATGTTCAGACATGATCAGGGAGTTTGCTGTTgggttcaaaatgtttttttttttttcctgtctttAATGAACAATCTCATTGcagaaattaaaataagtaaatatattgaaAAACTAGTGTGTTCATggccagacttttattttgacggtgtTGAATGCGGCAGCGCCTGAGCACACACATCTCAAATTCTCCCTCTCATTCACTGTTGTTAACAGAACGTTAAACAGAGGATTAATGAATACAAAAACTATTATACtatattgcttttatattattagtaataaaaaagcaaacatcATAATACTTTCTAATTTGTCGCCTACATTAAGCAATTAcgcatttttatcatttaaacaaatctttgaatggctaatgaacatttaatttcccaaaccttgcaaacttagtcgaatccagcttGTGAGGTCTTGAGAAGTGTGAATTTTTATTCAGCATGATCGCGTGTTCTGTGTGTGACggtaatttatgtaattacacatttatgcTTTAAACCactttcaaatgatttcaaacttcttaaagcataataaaaaaattatataggctTTATATCGGCTATAATGATGGTATCCTTCAGATGGATATACAGGGTGACATTTTACACTTATTGTTAGTCCTTctgatgaataaatgaatgaataatgtcaAATTGATTTCTCATCAAATATTTGATATCTACTTGGCAAATATGGTCAATATGATTTAGCAATTATAGAGAAAATACTTACCACTCTGCTTTACATAAATCTTGTAAATAATTTGATTACATATCATTTCTGACAATCTCGAGACCGCAGTAATGCATGCTGAAAATttggctttgccatcacaggaaaaaaatacattataaaatatactgaaatagaaaacagttattgtaatatttcagaatattgccatttcaactttattcttgaagaaaaaaataaaactctgGTGAGCATTAAGCCAAAAAAAACCttccaataacaaaaaaaatcttataaaccAAACTTCTGAATAGTAGTGTatgtacaccccccccccccccatccaccattctttaaaataaagctgaaatttaGGCAATTCCTTTTTCAGAACATCATCACACCATACATGCTAATCACTAGGCCTCCTATGGCCACTCTTTATCTGTGTTCGTGACAAGATGCTTTCTGACGTCCAGGTAATTAAGCTGTCCGGCTGCTCGTTCGGCTAAATCGAAACAAATCGGGCGACAAGACAGCTCCACAAGCCTGTCTTCCTCTCACTTTTACCTTCTGGCCTAATTTCAGATGTGTTCAGTGCTGTGAGTGGCGTGTCTGAGGAACATGAGTGGGCTGCTTTACTTTTAGAATCAGTGTGGAGAAGCTTTGCCCTGAAGCTATTCTGTAAGTGGGCGTCTGTTAACACAGCTAGTCCAGCAAAAAAGGAGGGGAGTTTGTCAATCTCGCACTCTCTTTTATAGTAGGTGGAAGATTACTCACTAATGTTATGGCGGAACAGAGAAGAGTTacgaaataaacaaaaaagagaCACGTTTTGTGCTACCTTTAGACACATGACCGATACCACACCTCTGGTTAAAGATCAGTCATTAAACATCTGAAGGCATGAGTCTAAACCTCAGAAGGGATATTGTCATCTAGATGATCTGTTGCGCTACTGTACGCCGTTGCAGTAAACTTTTGCTTTGTGAATGCAGTCACTTCGTGACTTTGATAAATGGCTGTATGAAATGTGTTAACCTCAGCCTGACAGTAAGCCACGTGTACACACACACCCTCTTATGCTTTGTTCCAACATATAGTGGTTTTATCTCTGAAGGTGGATGAATGGCTGTATTATTTGGCCAGATAGGGCGTTCCTACTGCTGGGTGGCCTTTTATTGTTAACTTGCATAACTAGCAATAATCTGTTACAattaactggaaataaataaattttcttgTCCATAGAATCAAATCGAGGGAAAAGCTTTGATTGTATTAACAATTCTGAAATGCATTATGCATCATATTGATGCATGAGTTTTCCATGCATCattttttctaataataaaaaaaaaacacctacaaaCTTAATAAAACTAAGCTCATGGGTTTGATTTGTAGGAAAAACAAACATGTTAATGTAaaccttgaatgcactgtaagttgcattggataaaagcatctgccaaatgcaggTACAATGACTGGAAGATATTTAtgcagaataaattacataaaacaaaagatactaattataataaaatgttaaccATCTATTCCTAAAAACCCAAAATTGATCTTTTACTCAACTTGAGTTATGAATATGAGTTTGCAGAATGTATTAATAAAAAGGTTATGCAATAAAAAGACTGTTCCAGgactaattttaaatttaaagaagtgctaaaacaaataaaaaccaaatcaTATCTACAAATagatattaaaaaacaacaaataaaaatgggaaaaggccataaaatttctaaaaatatattgaaaaataaatactataatagtacagTACATCATTTTAAAACGGCATGCAACAATGTAGTgtgaatctataaaaaaaacttatgttctagtttttttttttacataaatctaaGATACAAAATGCACAGTGTAGCTAGATTCaagaaacaaatgactcttacaaGCTGTTCTCCTAATAAATAGTTCAAAAAGACTAGTTACCAAGTAACTTTTAACTTTTCTCATTGCACTGCACCGCTGTCGGTCATGACAAATATGGCCGGCTCTTGTTGAAAATCAAATGTCTTCTGGTCACTTTGTCGGTGCAAATCGACGTCAATGTGCGCCCTGGTACAGACTAACGGCACACTCGCACACCATTCTCAACAGCTCAGTGCAGCTCACATGTAACCAGACAGCATATTCTCCGCCTGCTGCCTCGCTTGTTTGTATTAGGGCAGCTCGGCCTTTCCTGTCATTGTGCGTGCCGGAGATCTTGTGTGTTGTTGGGATCGACTAAGCACTGAATCACAGATGAGGACACACGAACACACAATCACTGCCTGTACACTGACACAGTTTGACTAGTAAACAGTCTGTTGGCACTAATCAAGTCAGGGCAGGAGCCGAGagttgagaaagagagagagagaggggccaAAGATGTCTCCCTCTGTTCTATTGATAgagctgtttgactgacagtcaGGAAGGGCAGTGGAAAGAAGGACATTGGGCTGGcagcagaaagagagaaaaagagcgaGTGAGAGACAAAGATAGACAAATAGAGCGAGAAGAAGGGGGGAATTCGCAATAATCCACACTAACCAGGTCACTGCTCTGTTCGCACTGGTGAATATAATACTCATCAATCTGTTGTTGTGCCTTGGAGTTCACTCAAAATATCAGAACGCCACATGTGCATACAGATCTCACACACGGAAAACAAATGAGGACCAGAAGATACAGTATAAACACTCACATCCTCAAAATATGACAAGAGGAAGTGCAGAACTCCGAGAAGTAGCCCTACATCTCACTACCGGTACTTCCCTATGATCAAAACATTGTCTAGTTGAATAACGacactatcccatgaggccacaggacAGGAGTTAGTGTTCTTAAATAGTGGAGAAAAACAATAGGGCTGATGTCAATGTCACATGACAGTGTTAACAGTGCGGATAAAGCATGTTCAAACTGTATTGTTACTACACTCATGCATATATTATGTACATTATTATAGGTCTTCATTAAAAGCagcaaatatatacaattaaaatggTATAGTAGCTAGTGTTATTGTTGACTAAAATTATAAACGTTTTATTTTGGGCTATTGAAATATagcagaaataaatgaataaaagattaaatgcatcacaaaaaaaattagaaatgttgctttatGATCACCAGGGCTCCATTTATTTCCTCAGGAATAAAGATTAATCTGTataaattatgcatatataataaactttGTGAAGATGGTTTTAAAattgttgttatatattttagagaaaattaaatataaaaaataatggctttaaattatactgtaatgttaaaTGTCTATAATTCATAGAAACAATTGAGGGAAAATGCACCAGCAggacaaattaaaaacattgtaaatatgtTAAGTCATTGTAGCAGTAATAACGGTCTGTTTTTGCAACATGCAAAAAATATGTTGGCCAGTAAACTTTATCATGTCAACGGCCATTGGCAGGTGTGGCAAAGAGTTAGTTTTAGGCCCTTTTCTGAAGTACTCTCTCTTGAACATGGCTAAAGAGGACACTGAATGAGAAACAGAAAGGCATACCATgggtgaaaaaaaagagagaatgaagTAAAATAGCTTAGGTAATAGGAAGGCGGGCAGAAAAGTAGGCAGAATAATAAAGAGGAGACAGTCCATCgcaaagaaaggaaggaaataaggAAAGTGTGGCCTTGAGAAGAACGACAGATATGCAGAGGGAGGGATACATGTCAGGGGAGGAAAAATGGGAGTTTGTGATCCCACGTCACTCATTCTCTCCCTCGTTCTCAGACCGTTCCCCACCATCTCACATACTCTGAATCCTTCGAGACAGAGAGAAGAACATGGcaggaagagggagagagagagagagggagagcgggTAGGCGGCAGCCTCCTGTGGCAGCTCATCGAGAGTTTCCTGTGTGGATTTTCTGCTGTTTTACCCCTAATTCTTAATCTCCTATAATCTCTGTCACTCTCTCACAGGTCGCACGCTAAGCGCTGCTGTTATCTAAACcctttaaaacatatttacaccctttcacacacacaaaactcagcGAACACTCAGCGAATGAGTCATCACTCACTCCAGCTGATAACGTTATCCTCAAAACACACCCTGTTGGCACAGATGTAGCTGACAGTCtttacatagacacacacatcaGTATGACTGCTCAGAAGGATCCAACCAAGAATTCCCAGAATGTAATCAGCTCCCTAAAACATTGTAAAACATTAGTCACTGCCTGGACATAAATTACTTAACTGGCTGTCGTTTCTGCTAAACATTTAATCTCAAATGAGTCCTATGTCAATGCCAGTGATGTTCAAAGATGTCTGTCTGccctagtgttgtcaaaagacccggtactttggtacgaagtcggtactaaaaaaagtgTCATGGTACCAGGATTCTTTAAGCACCGGTGGTACCGAGAACCCGGTCAACCCGGGTCTTGACACATACAGCGTCATGATTTCCGTgaagcagaaaacgcggacggactctcaaaatccagtcatgaaaatgaaacttacattttaaaatggacaGTCACGAAAATTGTCAAAGTTaccataaattaatcaaatcaaatctccatatggaccagtatctgtaaatgttagttgaaatatgaatcctgcatgttctgcgtgtctctgtgtgaatgaatgaatggcagagacgtgcgggtttgatTACTACATAGACAGAAGCGagtgacgcttgcagtaatttaagcatctgccatctcagtgaggacataaatacataaacatcaccagaactgttctgagtcacttcacaagcatttaacggtttcatttgagtaaaaccattgtcaatttaaaggtactcacgacaacctgtcaaaataagtttttacataaaggcattgtgctaaaaatattactattatttagtagaatgtatgtgatactgctactgttgaaaaaattaatacaactttttaaagaaatcacaatatttcttccatcccctatatttaccaaaaaataaaaaatgtttttcattaattaaaagacaaattacatTTGGGTgaaccttttttttaatgtttttcataaCATTGCCATAACATTCATTTTCATTGCttgtagaaaaatgtaaatacgattgtaaataactataaagaaatggcattggttttatttttagtgataaaaagcgtgtttttttttttaattagcttatttttgtgttttgctttggtacctaAATTGGcacagagaaccgtggattttcactggtatcggtaccgaatactgaaattttggtaccgtgacaacactagtctGTCCCTTACGTTTGAATTACTTCCAACATATCATGTCTGCTTGAATAACATTGATGGAGCAATCACTGCCGGTGCCTGTTCCAACTGACAATTCGAAgcattacattttgcatttagcTTTAAGCATAGGGTTGgccaacaataaaaacaacaaatgtcAAATGACTCTTAAAGAGTTAGTTTGACAGAATCAAAAACACAGTCTGAGTAAGCATAGTCCAATTCACAAGTCAATGACTCTTGGTTTGTTTAATGAATCGTTTTGAATCGAATTTCAAATACACATCCAAAATCATAGTAGACAAACCTATACAAAAAAGCATTTTTGAGCTAATATTACCCACAATTACCCTATGAATGAGAAGAATCGTGTTTAAACTATGTACGAATTTGAAAGCAGTTTTAAGATAACAATTTTAGCTAATGCTTGCACGCAAACAGTAGACAACAGAGGTTGGTCTGTGTAATCAATATCACAATTTTATGATAAGGTGTCCCACTTTCCCCTTATTATCAAGGTACATAAATGTAAAGCATAGTCCAAGTATATTAACTGGGACAGAGCAAAAAAACATAGTGAAAAGCCGGCTCTTATCCTTCAACAATAGTCTAGTGGAGAAATTACATTCTCAAAATTTGACAGACTCACATGGAAATGAATCATATCTCTGGATATTTAAGAGACTGTCGAGAGTGAGTCCAATAAAAAcctttaattttggacacataaAATCCATTTGTATGGAAAATGACTAATTCATCATTGAGCGGACTCTTATTTACTCTCCAAAGCTATACCTCTcccaaaacacatgaacacacacaggtAGACCAGAAGCAAACCAGCATCACAATAAGAAATGACAACTCAATGCTGTCCGATTACTTCATGTCTCATTCACCATGTATGAAGCGCATAATATTTCAGTGATAATGCCTTCTATTCTTGCTGGGTCTGCAATTGATAGCTTTCAGTCAGGCTCAAAGACCTGGAGGGCAAAACATCGATAAAACTGCAGCACAAGCCTATCAATTGTCCATCTGTTTCCCAGCCGCAAATATTTAGATCACCtctcaaaagaataaaacaaaggtacgtgaacaaaatgcaagttttggCCAATCGCAATCCATATTAAGCACTATTTCAATCATTAAACAGTGCGAAAAGGTTGTAAAAATGCTTAAAGTgcctttatatatttaaaacggtaatattaaaacatcaaaTTTAGTAATCACTATCAATGATTCATAGTTAGCTTAGCAAATTTAGCTTAGCAAGCAAATGAGgccagaatatgaacgcaatccACTTCAGGATCAGTGTTTTtcttataatggttttctatgagAAACCATTTAACGTGAAACTTtgccattgcattcatattctgggtTCATCTGCTTGCCTATACAAAATATACATCATCAATAAGGTGTTTACATAATTTTACCGTAATTTTTGAACAGAACAGATGCGCAGGACTCAATGAAAGAGAGAAAGTGGCCAGAAGAGGCAGTGAAATGTAGAAACATTACTGACCTGTTCGGGGCTTCAAGTGCAGGCCAGTTTCAATACGCTAGATAGTTTTATCTTATTAATGAGTGTTAAACTGCTAGTAGACTATTTATTAGGCTATTAATAGCACCCCATTATTATCATTCAGAGTACTGTGCTAAAGGAAATCAATATCGGattgtaaatttacatttaaaaaaattagcagaGACAGATATTCACATGGATTTATTGTTCAGGGACGGAGGGAGCTAGAGTAGAGAGCAACACAAAAATAATATGAGTCACAGCCTAATAATTCAATAGTGTGTTCAGTATTAGAATTTTTCAACAAATATATTGTACTAAGTTTGACATTTAGGCACTttagaaattaagttttaatacactaccagtcaaaaggttTTGATCagtgagatatttttttttaagtctctgcatttatttgatccaaaatacagcaaaaacagcaatggtgaaatattttttatttaaaatgactgctttctatttgaatatatcttaaaatgtaattgattcctgtgatttcaaagctgacatttcagcatcattactccagccttcattgtcacatgatccttcagaaatcatttaaaccTACCATAGTTTCATTACCAATccagacattaaaaaaattagaTATGCTATCCTCAGacaaagaaattaacatttttatttgtagccTTTAGTGTGTTCAATAATTCTGATGCTTCAGAAAAATGGTTATTTGTTCCACATGAATGAGTACTTTTCCTGatgaagttgtgtgtgtgtgtgtgtgtgtgtgtgtgtgtgtgtgtgtgtgtgtttgaaactgACCAGAGAGGTCTCCGTTGCTGTAGGCTTTGCCCCGGCCCTCTTCGTCGTTGGGCACAGCCGACACCTGCTTAGCCGAGGTGCAGCCCATGACCTCACTCCCTCCCCCCTCTCACCATCTCacctgagagagacagaaaacacATTCAACAAGGAGGCTAAAcagtgcacatttaaaaaaaggcaGAAGGGACACACGATAAGCTCCATTAGCATCTCTGCTGGGTTTCTTACTACCGATCATCAGGAAAAGAAAACACAGCCTGTTGAGCCTGAACAGATCCAGACATGCTTTCTATCACATCCCGAAGCCAGACATTCAGattcatcttttttattttcacCGAGTTACTTATGAACATGTGTATCTTCAAACTGAACCTAGGCCAAGACCAACACAAGATACACACAGCAGCACCGAAAAAAATGTGAACACACTTACAAAAGTACCAATGTCACTGCATTATagaacaaaatatcaaaccaatgGCATTTACACAGAAAGAAATATAGCAAAACATGTAGGAAAGTCCGTTAGACTTAAGGACATTCtttgttcaaaatgaaaacaaagtatTCTGACTCTTTCTGACTGACACATGTCACTGGAAAATGTTCATTGggtcctctttttttattttatatatatatatatatatatatatagtcacactgaaggcatcaagggctatttgaccaagaaggagagtgatggggtgctgcgccagatgacctggcctccacagtcaccggacctgaacccaatcgagatggtttaggggtaagctggaccgcagacagaaggcaaaagggccaacaagtgctaagcatctctcgggaactccttcaagactgttggaagaccatttcaggtgactacctcttgaagctcatcaagagaatgccaagagtgtgcaaagcagtaatcaaagcaaaaggtggctactttttAAGAACCTAGAATaggacatattttcagttgtttcacacttttttgttatgtatataattctatatatatttccatatgtgttaattcatagttatgatgcctatatatatagatagatgcaTAGATACTTTCCGGTTACAGCGGCATACAgttgaaaggttttttttaatgggttattGGTTAAATCCCTGAATTATACTTTGTGGTTAACATAAGCTCAAGATATAGTCATGTTTTATTCTAGGACACAAAATATATCCGTAATATTCCCTCAAAGATTTCACTGACAAAGAAAGTTGCTAACAAGTGGCTAAATGGGAATACAGAGGTTGTCAGGGACATTAAACATCACACCGAAAAAGTAAACTGATCTACTCACAGTGCAATATAAATATGTTTAGCCTATTATGACTGACAGAACAATTAATAATTTAGCTGCtgccttttgttgttgttgttgttgttgtgaatgaCTTTTTAATGAATCTGTTGAGTCTATGATTAAAAGAATCACTAATTagtcattatatatattatatacaaaaagaTACTTGATTGTCAACACCAATGAGTGTAATCATATAAACTACTGTATAAAAACACTGAGTGAACCAGTTATCTGAAAGTGTATTGGAACAATGGAACAATCCTATAcggcagggatcctcaaatctggacctcgagatccactttcctgcagagtatagcgctaaccctaatcaaacacacatgagcaTGCTAATCggtgtcaatcaatgtctttgggatcattcgaaaatggcagacaggtgactttaatcagggttggagctaaactctgcagtgcattggacctccagggtaagactTGAGGAAGGGGAGCCATAGGGTTTTCGTCAAGGGAATCAGGGTGATTTTCAGGTTGGCCTACAAAGACACGTAAAAAAGTACTCTAGATGTTTTGCATTGCATATAAGAACACCTTCAAAATTTACGGTAGAGATATGAGAACATTTCATCCAGGAGGGACCCCAG
Protein-coding regions in this window:
- the LOC127963886 gene encoding uncharacterized protein C1orf21 homolog; protein product: MGCTSAKQVSAVPNDEEGRGKAYSNGDLSDEYKMKGVEEVKYMRGEEDRVNARNQENLEKSSTQHRTKQHKEVPGPSANKTNIHTSESQQEFFRMLDEKIEKGRDYCSEEEDVT